Within Ovis aries strain OAR_USU_Benz2616 breed Rambouillet chromosome 11, ARS-UI_Ramb_v3.0, whole genome shotgun sequence, the genomic segment CTaccgtacagcacagggaactatgctcagTAACTTGCAATGACCTATAacggaaaaggatctgaaaaagaatatacagtgtgtgtgtgtgtgtgtgtgtgtgtgtgtgtgtgtgtgtgctcagtcgtgtccgacttcttggcaaccccatagactgcagcccaccaggctcatctgtccatggaatttctcaggcaaaaatactggagtgggttgtcatttcctcctccaggggatgttcccaacccgaggatcaaacctgagtcttttacgttccctgcattggcaggcagattctttaccactgtgccacctgagaagcccatatgtATATGGAGATAGATATAAatttatctatacatatatatttgaatcactttgctgtacacctaaaattaacACAATTTGTAAATCAACCATGGTTCATTTTTGAAGTCAgtctgaaaaaaatagaaaagaaatacttGGGTTCAAGCCTCACTTCCTGCAGTGTGCTATGAGGACCTTAATGACCTCTTCTGAGGCTTAGTGTTCACTTCTATAAAAGGAGAATAACAACCATCCTGCCTCAAAGTcttcacaaagaagaaaagaaacaagttcTCCCCATTCTGGGTAATTCAGTCCTTGTCAGCTGCCAAGTTACATATGTGACAGTAGCTAGCAAGAAACATCCTTGGCataagattatattttttaaattacactttTTGAAATGTGTTTGCCTTCATCACTGTCAGTAGACACTTTTAGATAACTCCGAAGTCAACTTCAGCCCAGGCCAAACTGTCACTAATTCTGAATTACCCAAATAGGAATTGATGAACATTGACTGTATCTAACGCTTTGAAACAGAAGGAGGACCTCGGGTCTAATCCAGACCGCCACTTGGGTTCGGTTTCAAGCATGCCCCAATGACAGATCTCATCACGACGAGCAGTGCTTCATGGACGGGGCACTGCATGGGAACCAGGGAACCCAGGCTCCATCTGGTCGTTccgcccctcctcctgccccggGGGGAAGCAGCTCCCGGACCTCTGGGAGGACCAGGGAGTGCCCCGGCCGACAAAGCCCAGGCTGTCTGCGGTGGAAGAGATTTTCTGCCACCGCGGCTTGCGCTGGCTCTTCTCGAGGGCCAAGAGGGAAGTGATGAGCTCACTCTGGATGCGAAGGCcgtgagaagagagagagacacacacacactcactcaaacacacactctctctctcgtACAGACATATATTTCCGGAGgctatttcagttttattttccgtTTTGTGCAATTTCACTGATGATTATCAGCAGCAGTGTGTGGCTGCTATTTGGAAACTCCCCGAGGGGGGCGCCCTGTCTGCCCGCCTGCCTGTCTATAAAGGGCCGCGGGGCGCCCTGTAAACGGCCAGCCGGAGCTGCAGAGGATCAGCACGTGGATCGCCCCAGCCTCTGACCACAGCTACCATGAAGGTCTTCTCCGCTGCCCTCGCTGTCCTCCTGATGGCGGCCGCCCTCTGCGCTCCTGCGTCTGCCTCCCCATGTAAGTCCAAGTCCTGACCTCCACAGTCCCCGGGGCCAGCCCTTAGACTCGCCCGGATCTCgccctcttttctttcctttttctatattaaatataaatatttatttatttttatctattttttttggctgtgctgggtcttcattgccgcgtgggctcttctccagttgcagtaagcagggggctactctttagttgcagtgccttgcattccagtggcttctcttgttgcccagtgcaggctctagggtgcctgggctcagtacttgcggctcctgggctctagagcacaaactcagtagttgtggagccgggatttagttgccccatgggtatgtgggatcttccaagaccaggggttgaatgtgtgtctcttgcattagcagggaGATTCGTTACCactaaggcaccagggaagcccttgccttCTTTTCAACTGCAGCGTTTATACCATCTGACTCCTATGATTTATATTCTTCCGCATTGCTTTACTCAGATGTCCAGTTGTCTGGGATATATCTCTAAGCCACTGCATGGCAGGGACCCCTCTGATCAATTTGTCTGTGTCCTCAAGGTCTACACCCCAAGCTGTGCAGGTGCTCACCGAGTGTGGACTGGGGTTACTAACAGGCAAAGGCTGCTCGAGCTGACCTGCAAACACCACTAACTCATGTCTGCCATCACCAGCAGGGTTTCTAAGAAGTTTCTAAGTACTTGACTAAAATCCTCCTGGGACAGTCATACTTTCCCTAGTTCATAGATTTAGAGAACAGATAACAAAATCTAATTAAATGTCCACTATGGATCAAGTATTGTGCTGATTGCCTTGCATATCTCATCTTACTTAATATTTGCATCTAATCTTTGAGTAGCTGTCCTTGAcagtccagagaggttaagtaacctgtTCAGGGTCACGCAGCTAGGAAGTAAGAAAAGTGGCGTTCAAACCCAGTTCTTCTTGGCTCTGAAACACTACTACTCCGTTCAGAAATGGCAACTGACCCTTCCCGGGGGCATCCTGATATCACTACTGGGTCGTCCTCctctcagtagcttcagtcagaGGTGCCCACGATGCAGTATGCATCTTCAGGCCCCTCTTTGGTGCCCTGGCTGAGTCATGAAGTCTGAGTTTTAAAAAACTCCCCACAACCCAGCCTAGGTCTCAAAGAAACCAAGTTCTGAATCCACCGAGGATCCTAGGAGGGCAAGAATAAGGGCGGAGGAACTAAGACCAGCCCAGAGGAGACCCAGCCTGTCCTGAGAACCCAAGGCATCGGGCTGTGGTGTAGAAAGAAGGAGGCCAGCTGGCCTCAAGGGTTAGGTGAGAGAATCCCCACTCTGGCACTGTGTGTCCATAGCTAAGTGTCtttacctttctgagcctcagtttcagccAAAGGAGGAAAATAGTCTGCTGGAGATAAATCCTATAAAGCGCCCAGCCAGTACCCACTGTGCACTGGCGACGGATCCAGGagtctccttctctccttctcccagaTGCCTCGGACACCACGCCCTGCTGCTTTGCCTACCTCTCCCGCCCGCTGCCCCGCAACCACGTCCAGGAATATTTCTACACCAGCAGCAAGTGCTCCATGGCAGCAGTTGTGTGAGTCTCAGCCCCATGGAACcctcggggggtggggggcggggagggagggaaaacTCCTGCCCCAGAATCAGTCTCCCCTGGGAGGAGCCCTCAGAGAGGGTGCCGGGTCCATTCCCACCCATCCTCCAGCTGCTCAAACAGCTGTGGTTCTGCCCTCTCTGAATTCAAATTCCCCAGCTATCGTGGAACAAGCTAGACGTGTTCCTGGAGGagcaccaccccccccacccccctaccctGATTCTGATGGGCTAGGTTAGCTCTCTGATCATTATGGATGTGACTGTTACTTGAACCTGGTCTGCAACATGCCTGAGTGGAGAAGATAACTCATACATCCCTTTCCAGAAAAGGACCCCACAGTCCCCCACATCCCGCCCCCAATCAAAGCCATCCACAACCACAGAGAAACTAGAGAGGAGAGGTCAAAGGTCAAGGCCCTAGTTGCAGCATGTTAAAAAGATAGTATCTGAttgatgaagaaaaaataatgaaatgagatTCTCCTTTAAACATGCAAGCTATGACATTTGGAAAAATTATAATTCTTGCTACCTAGGAAGTTCCTGCTGTGTGTCCAATGTCTTACATGCATTAGCTCTACATTTTATCATAGCATCCCTGACAGATACGACGAATTCTCTCAACGTTTCAGAGAgtgaaactgagacccagagaggttcggtgacttgctcaaggttgcGCAGTAAGTGAGGGAGGGAGCCTGTTTCTGGAGCCTCCTCTTTCTATGCTAGCAAGATCATTAGCGATAGTTGCTTATGGAGTTTAAGGCGATAGAGGCTTAAAGAATGAAAATGCGGCAATTGTGAAGTTTTCTGTATAATgaggactttgttgttgttgttgttgttgttaatatttacttatttgttgggccgtactgggtcttagctgctggCCTGCAGGACCCTTTCAGTTGCAGCATACcaattcttagttgtggcacgtgggatctagttccctaaccaaggatggagctggggctcctgcattgggagcatggagtcttttacccactggaccacccacGATGAAGTTTTTTAATCCAAAAATTCCTGCGGCACTAGCGAAGTTGTAGGATCCAGAGTTGTAGGTATTCAGAGTTGGCCTTTGGTCCTGATGAATTCTTCAAATTATTGCTATACTATATATTTGCTATTTAGAACTactaattttatttctgaaagcaaGTATTTTTCGGACAGAAAAGCGAAACAGAAAAACCTtctttgagcacctactatggaCAGGCAGAGAGGAGTAAACCTCCACCCCTGCCCTTCCAGGTCTCAGTTAGATGCAGCAATGACCAGGACACCCTATAAGAACGTgacaagaggaaagaaggaacagGCAACGCTTCGGGGCCCAGCTAAGAGAAGGGATTTAGGGCAAGTTTGCGCTGTTTGACTTGGGATCGGACTGAGGGACAGGGTGTATTGGGCAGCAGGGATGTTGCCAGAACTCTCTTTAGGTTTTTGTAGTCTCCGTGTAGAAAAGCATTGAGGGCCTCAAGGGTCCCCACAAGGAATCAAAACTGAAATGAGCTAGAACAGGGAAAGTCTAGACAAGAGGGGTCCAGTGGAGAGGCTGTCCACATGAGTGGTACTGAGGCTGAAGAGGACTtgaagggaaggagagacaggGGTGAGGAAACTTCCGAGGTGGAATCAGCAAGCCTGGGAGGTGATGTGAGGTCAGGAGCAAGGAAGAGACAGGGCTTGAGGGTGACGCTGAGGTTTCAGCCCACACCTGGAGAAGGGTGAAGCGTGGAGCCCCCAAAGTCCCAAGGAAGAGCTGCTTTAAAAGGAAagggctgggacttccctagtggtccagtggtgaagactctgtgcttccaatgcaggggggcctgggttccatccttgagaggggaactaagatcccaggaaggtgggatgaattagATTGGGTTTGACATAAATATCCATGTGTACAACAGAGAGCTGGTGGGAACTGCTGggtagcacaaggagctcagctcggtgctctgtggtgacctagagggtgggatggtggggtggggagaagtccaccgctgattcacttcattgtacggcagaaactgaCACCACTTTGTAAAGCAGTTGTACTCCAATTAAAGCAGAAAAAGGACGAAGATGCCAGCACCGTGAGCCTGTGGAAGTGTCCAGCAGGGAGTGTGAGCTGAAGGGTTAGGAGCTGAGGAAACGGGGCTGGGGCCGGAGCTGTGGCACTTTTTAAAGGAGGAGGGGATCTTCTGAGGTCAGAGTGGCATTCCAACCATCTCGGCTGCTCCAGCCAGCCTGTCTTCCCTGGAACCCCAGCTCTTCCACTTAGTATCTGTGTGAGCTCAGGCTCGCCACttcgcctctctgagcctcaatttctttgTCTGCAAAATGGAGGAGAATAAAGGTATTTCCCTCCCTGGGTCAAAGtgagaataataaaaagaaaaatgaaattagactATGTCTTGGCACACAAGTAGGTGCCTGGTAGGTGTTAACTAATCATCTTTCTCCCCAAAAATGTATTCTTAGATACATAGAAGTGAAACTTGATGAGCAAATGCAATTCATCCAGTCACTAACTCTTTCGATAAACATTCATTAGGCACCCACGGTGTGCCACACCCGGGGCCAGAGACTTGAGGGAGCACATGAGGGGAAAGGGTAGCGATGCTGAACACACTTGCTCCCCAGGAGGAGCAGCTGAAGGTAGAGGGCAGTCGGGCCAAGACAGGGTCCCCACGGAGGCGGGGGGCGCAGGGAGAGATGGCCTGGCAAGGGAGGCTGCCGTCCAGTCTCGCATTCATCAGGGAGGAGCCTCCAGATGGCGGTTTCCTGACCTTTAATTTCCTGGCCACAAGCCAGTGGGGTGGAGGAGAGGACAGTGAGCCGGCAGGATTTCCTGTA encodes:
- the CCL5 gene encoding C-C motif chemokine 5 — encoded protein: MKVFSAALAVLLMAAALCAPASASPYASDTTPCCFAYLSRPLPRNHVQEYFYTSSKCSMAAVVFITRKNRQVCANPEKKWVREYINSLELS